One part of the Dermacentor silvarum isolate Dsil-2018 chromosome 6, BIME_Dsil_1.4, whole genome shotgun sequence genome encodes these proteins:
- the LOC125946319 gene encoding ataxin-8-like, with protein sequence MVANMADWRKDSRNTSFDGVQQQQQQQQQQQQQQQQQQQQQQQQQQQQQQQQQQQQQQQQQQQQQQQQQQQQQQQQQQQQQQQQQQQQQQQQQQQQQQQQQQQQQQQQQQQQQQQQQQQQQQQQQQQQQQQQQQQQQ encoded by the exons ATGGTAGCAAATATGGCCGATTGGCGCAAAGA CTCACGCAACACTTCTTTTGATGgtgtgcaacaacaacaacaacaacaacaacaacaacaacaacaacaacaacaacaacagcagcaacagcagcagcagcagcagcagcagcagcagcagcagcagcagcagcagcagcagcagcagcagcagcagcagcagcagcagcagcagcagcagcagcagcagcagcagcagcagcagcagcagcagcagcagcagcagcagcagcagcagcagcagcagcagcagcagcagcagcagcagcagcagcagcagcagcagcagcagcagcagcagcagcagcagcagcagcagcagcagcagcagcagcagcagcagcagcagcagcagcagcagcagcagcagcagcagcag
- the LOC119455069 gene encoding ataxin-8-like has product QQQQQQQQQQQQQQQQQQQQQQQQQQQQQHAAQQQQQQPAAAAAAAAAAAAAAAAAAAQQQQQQQQQQQQQQQQQQQQQQQQQQQQQQQQQQQQQQQQQQQQQQQQQQQQQQQQQQQQQQQQQQQQQQQQQQQQQQQQQQQ; this is encoded by the exons cagcagcagcagcagcagcagcagcagcagcagcagcagcagcagcagcagcagcagcagcagcagcagcagcagcagcagcagcagcacgcagca cagcagcagcagcagcagccagcagcagcagcagcagcagcagcagcagcagcagcagcagcagcagcagcagcagcgcagcagcagcagcagcagcagcagcagcagcagcagcagcagcagcagcagcagcagcagcagcagcagcagcagcagcagcagcagcagcagcagcagcagcagcagcagcagcagcagcagcagcagcagcagcagcagcagcagcagcagcagcagcagcagcagcagcagcagcagcagcagcagcagcagcagcagcagcagcagcagcagcagcagcagcagcagcagcagcagcagcagcag